The Nicotiana tomentosiformis chromosome 2, ASM39032v3, whole genome shotgun sequence genome includes the window ATATTCGCTGACCATCTAAGAAATTAAGAGAAACGAAATTTTTGATAATCTTTTTTTTATGATGATGTCTATAGTTTCCATGTATATGATTCTCTTGTTTATGCATGATATTAACATCTTCAAGAATTAAACATTCTATTAACATCTTCAAGAAATAAACCttcccttctttttttctttttcaatgtgCGGCATGATTTTAGGAAAAAGATAGCATGAACGAACTGGTTCGATTTTTGCGTCGGAACTACTTCCAGGGAAAAGGAAGGGTTTCCATAAATATTACAATTATTTTTCCACAACCGATAATGGTGATAGTATACTCGCCCAGCAATGTTTCCAGAAATTTAAAAATTCTGGATAAAATCTTGAATTTCATCTTGATTTGAACCCTATTTCTTGCAGCGCGATGATATAAGATATCCGTACCTTAAAAGCAGAATATTATATTGGCGCACATATGTGTACGTAAAGCTGCAAGCATGAGAAACTTTGTTAAGTCAATCAGTGATCGTAACTAGATCCATTAGTATCCAAAGAGAAAATTTCACTGAATGCCACCTAAATCAGACACTAGGAAAAGTCATGAATAACTAACTAGTCTACTCCTCCCAGGTAGTTCTCATTGATCAGAATTGAGATGGGAGCAACTGTGCCGAACTTCTCCTTGGGATCCAGTAAGAATACCAATATTTGACAATTTAGCCATGGCATGTGCTAACTCAATCTTTTCATATTAATAATCCATCACCACCGCTGCTGTCTTTTCATTAGCCATCAACTGTTGATCAGCAAACAGCAGCCCTGTTTTAGTAGTGATTATCAAATGAAGTTCCAACCGAGGAAAGCGCTGACAGTCCCTGGGAGTATGACATAGCAGACTCACTCAGACCCCTAGCTATATGTTCGTTCAACATATTGTTGATGGTGCTATTATCGTCTGGACACTTCCGCATCAACTCTTCAAGGAAGTCAGAAGGAATTGTTGGATCAGGTAAACCTGTCCCCATAAAATTACTGAGCCTTGGCCGAATAAATTCACAACCAATCTTCCCGATGTTATGTCCTCCTTCAgatgatgaagaaaataaaaagaagagaaaTTTCAAAAGAAGTACATGTGTTAAAAAGAGGATGCAGACTCCAGCATATGAAAATTATAGTAGTAGGATTAGAAGATATTCCAAGTAATGCCACTGTTTCCCTCTCATCAAATCCTCTGAGCGAAAACAGCTTAAGAGTTTCAGTGATATTCCCATCTGGTCGTGAAATTTCAGGCATTGCCTCATCAAAGAATGACTCCTTACTGTCCCTTCTGCCCGTAAGCACAGGATAATATAGACCACCAGCCTAAAATGAAAGCTTAAAGATATGTAGTAATACTTGATGATAAAGTGTCAATTTGTTCCCAAAACTAGAAGATATCATAATGCACTGTTTATAAATATTGTACTACCTCCGTTcaagtttatgtgaacctatttcattattggtctgttccaaaaagaatgaccccctTCTAAATTTtgaaacaattttgcttaaacttacatttctacccttaatgagaagcttttataaccacaaaaaTACTGTAGGctcctttttgaattgtttaggaccacaaattccaaaagtcttcattttttcttaaacttcgtgcccaatcaaacaggttcacataaattggaattgAGGGAGTACCATATTTTCAGAAGTGTGCCCTGTTAACTATATGATACCTCTAAGAGGTGTAAAGTATAAATGAACAGAGAGTTTATGATGAAGTTGTTATCTTTCATTGATAGGAGCTGTAAATATATAGAGTTTACAAGAGATTAAACTTGAAAAGATAAGTACAAGGAAGATACGGATATACATGGATACATATCATGATTAGTTTGAATGTAACTAAAATCTAGGAAATGGTCGGATCATGTTAATATGTAATCCTTTATCATTATCCTTTATCATGCCCCCGCAAGATTGGCGGGATTGAGAGGAGGCCAATCTTGGTAACTTGTTGAAGGAATTGCTGCTTTGGAAGCGGTTTGGTTAGCGGATCTGCAAGTTGTTCACCTGCTGGTATATGTTTCACACAAATTTCTCTCTTGGCAACTTGATCGCGAACAAAGTGAAAGTCGATTGCTACATGTTTCATTCTACTATGGAAGACAGGATTTTTGCAGAGGTATGTAGCACCAATATTATCACAATATATGACAGGAGCTTTGAGCCGGGGTAAGGAAAGCACACGAAGCAGATGAGATAGCCAATTTATCTCTGCCACTGTTGTTGCCACTGCCTTATATTCTGCTTCAGTGGATGAGCGAGCAACTGTACGTTGTTTCTTTGAGGACCAGCTAATTGGAGTGGACCCAAGAAATACTATGTAAGCTGATGTGGACATACGGTCATCATGGTTCCCTGCCCAGTCAGCATCTGAAAATGCTGTGAGTGAAAGAGAGGTGGACTGTTTAATA containing:
- the LOC104115114 gene encoding putative Peroxidase 48: MQRIVQLQHNAPAQLLRLLFHDCFIRGCDASVLLADSNENGTHVEREAIPNRTLKGFDIIDMIKDEIEEKCPGIVSCSDILVLATRDGIALAGGLYYPVLTGRRDSKESFFDEAMPEISRPDGNITETLKLFSLRGFDERETVALLGISSNPTTIIFICWSLHPLFNTCLPDPTIPSDFLEELMRKCPDDNSTINNMLNEHIARGLRLLFADQQLMANEKTAAVVMDY